A region from the Wansuia hejianensis genome encodes:
- a CDS encoding YgiQ family radical SAM protein codes for MGFLPTTREEMEQRGISQLDFVYVIGDAYVDHSSFGPAVISRVLESHGYSVGLIAQPDWKKDESISLLGEPRLAFLVSSGNMDSMVNHYTAAKKRRREDAYSPGGKMGLRPDRAVTVYGNLIRRTYKHTPVILGGIEASLRRLAHYDYWSDSVKRSVLLDSGADLISYGMGEHSIVEIADALDSGLTVRELTFIAGTVYRTKELPPMPDSIRLPDYEETSASKGAYSRSFQIQYENTDAVTGKVLVESYGSRGYVVQNPPALPLTEQELDDVYELPYMRTWHPKYDREGGIPAFSEIKFSLTSNRGCFGGCNFCALTFHQGRVVQARSEDSLSREAKILIQEKDFKGYIHDVGGPTADFTGPACGKQLKKGVCSHRQCLFPEPCPNLKADHTKYIRILKTLRSLPGVKKVFIRSGIRFDYVMADHSDAFLRELVAHHVSGQLRVAPEHVSERVLACMGKPAHAVYEKFVGKFNECNRKSGHEQFILPYFMSSHPGSTLSDAVKLAEYIRDMGFIPEQAQDFYPTPSTVSTCMYYTGKNPLTGKTLHVPRGVHEKAMQRALIQYRLPQNYDLVREALLACGRKDLIGYGPKCLIRPRRGSEKRDLPRKRGK; via the coding sequence ATGGGATTTTTGCCGACAACCAGAGAAGAGATGGAACAGAGGGGAATCAGCCAGCTGGATTTTGTATATGTGATTGGAGACGCCTATGTGGATCATTCCTCCTTTGGTCCGGCCGTAATCAGCCGGGTGCTGGAATCTCACGGCTATTCTGTGGGCTTGATCGCGCAGCCGGATTGGAAAAAGGACGAGAGCATTTCTCTTCTGGGAGAACCAAGGCTGGCGTTCCTGGTCTCCTCCGGAAATATGGATTCCATGGTGAACCATTACACGGCCGCAAAAAAGCGCCGGAGGGAGGATGCCTATTCTCCGGGCGGGAAAATGGGACTGAGGCCTGACCGGGCAGTTACGGTATACGGCAACCTGATCCGCAGAACCTATAAGCATACGCCGGTTATTCTGGGAGGCATTGAAGCGAGCCTCAGAAGGCTTGCCCACTATGACTATTGGTCGGACAGCGTAAAGCGCTCTGTGCTTCTGGATTCCGGCGCAGATCTTATTTCCTATGGAATGGGAGAGCATTCCATCGTGGAGATCGCCGACGCCCTGGACAGCGGCCTGACCGTCCGGGAGCTGACCTTCATAGCCGGCACCGTTTACCGGACAAAAGAGCTTCCGCCCATGCCGGACAGTATTCGACTGCCGGATTATGAAGAAACGTCCGCCAGCAAAGGTGCCTATTCCAGGAGCTTTCAGATCCAGTACGAAAATACTGATGCGGTCACGGGAAAAGTGTTAGTGGAATCCTATGGCAGCAGAGGCTATGTGGTACAGAATCCTCCGGCGCTTCCCCTGACGGAACAGGAGCTGGACGACGTCTATGAGCTTCCCTATATGCGGACTTGGCACCCAAAATACGACAGGGAGGGAGGCATTCCGGCGTTTTCAGAGATTAAATTTTCGCTCACCAGCAACCGGGGATGCTTCGGTGGCTGCAATTTCTGCGCACTGACCTTTCATCAGGGAAGGGTGGTGCAGGCCCGGAGTGAAGATTCTCTGTCGCGGGAAGCTAAGATTCTGATACAGGAAAAGGATTTTAAGGGATATATCCACGACGTTGGGGGACCGACCGCTGATTTCACCGGTCCTGCCTGCGGAAAACAGCTGAAGAAAGGCGTATGCAGCCATCGCCAGTGCCTTTTTCCGGAACCCTGCCCGAATCTGAAAGCAGATCATACCAAATATATCCGGATTCTGAAGACTCTGAGGAGCCTTCCGGGAGTAAAGAAGGTTTTCATCCGTTCGGGGATCCGTTTCGACTATGTGATGGCTGACCACAGCGATGCTTTTCTGAGAGAATTGGTTGCCCATCACGTCAGCGGCCAGCTGCGGGTGGCACCGGAACACGTGTCGGAACGAGTGCTGGCCTGTATGGGGAAGCCGGCGCATGCTGTCTACGAGAAATTTGTCGGGAAATTTAATGAATGCAACCGGAAGTCTGGGCATGAACAGTTTATACTGCCTTATTTTATGTCTTCCCATCCGGGAAGTACGCTGTCCGACGCAGTGAAGCTGGCCGAGTACATCCGCGACATGGGCTTCATTCCGGAACAGGCTCAGGATTTTTATCCGACGCCATCCACAGTGTCAACCTGCATGTATTATACCGGCAAGAATCCCTTAACCGGCAAAACGCTGCATGTTCCGAGGGGAGTTCACGAAAAAGCCATGCAGCGGGCCCTGATCCAGTACCGTCTGCCCCAGAATTACGATCTGGTGCGGGAAGCGCTCCTGGCCTGCGGAAGAAAAGACTTGATCGGTTATGGCCCCAAATGCCTGATCCGGCCGCGGAGGGGTTCGGAAAAGCGTGATCTCCCACGGAAGCGGGGGAAATAA
- a CDS encoding pseudouridine synthase, which produces MKQLRLDKYLSDMNVETRSRLKQMIRKGQVTVNGEAATRPEMKVVPGSDRICVLGNPVGYRELEYYLLHKPAGVVSATEDRRDRTVLDLLPDIRRDDLFPVGRLDKDTEGLLLITNDGSLAHKLLSPKHHVEKVYYAEIDGPVTEEDQKRFKEGIDIGDPTNTLPAGLDILSSGETSRVRVTLTEGRYHQIKRMFEASGKRVVYLKRLSMGPLALDENLRKGEWRSLTPEEIQLITN; this is translated from the coding sequence ATGAAACAGCTTCGTCTGGACAAATATTTATCAGATATGAATGTGGAAACCAGATCCAGGCTGAAACAGATGATCCGGAAGGGACAAGTCACAGTGAACGGAGAGGCGGCCACACGGCCGGAGATGAAAGTGGTTCCTGGCTCCGACCGGATCTGTGTCCTGGGGAATCCGGTGGGCTACAGGGAACTGGAATATTACTTGCTGCATAAGCCTGCGGGCGTTGTAAGTGCTACGGAGGACCGCCGTGACAGGACAGTCCTGGATCTGCTCCCTGATATCCGCAGGGATGACCTGTTTCCGGTGGGACGGCTGGACAAGGATACGGAAGGGCTGCTGCTCATTACCAACGACGGCTCTCTGGCCCACAAACTCCTTTCACCGAAGCACCATGTGGAAAAGGTCTATTACGCAGAGATTGATGGCCCGGTGACTGAGGAGGACCAAAAGAGGTTTAAAGAAGGAATCGATATCGGAGATCCCACAAACACGCTTCCGGCCGGTTTGGACATCCTTTCGTCAGGTGAGACCAGCAGGGTCCGCGTCACACTGACGGAAGGCCGGTATCATCAGATAAAACGGATGTTTGAGGCGTCGGGAAAGCGGGTGGTCTATCTGAAACGGCTTTCTATGGGGCCGCTTGCCTTGGATGAAAATCTGCGAAAAGGGGAGTGGCGCAGTCTGACGCCTGAAGAAATACAGTTAATTACAAATTGA